The Pandoraea vervacti DNA window GGCATCGATAGCTCCGGGTGGCCCATGATGGGCAGGTTGGCGGGAGGCCCGGAGACTGCCACGCGCCTTGCCACCGGACTTGCGATATCGACCGCACGCCTGTCGTTTCACGTCGGCACCGGGCATCGCCCCGCGTCCGCGCACGCCCCGTGGCCGGGATTTCACGGGCCGCCATCGACGCCCACGGATGTTGCCTAGAATGAAAACGTACACCCGACAAACAAGGGGCTGCCATGACAACCACGCCAAAACCAAGCCATGTCCGGCAGCCGAACGTCACACGACGCCTATCACGAGATGTCGCCCACGCATCGCTTGCGGTGGCGTTGACGTTGGCGAGCGCGGGCCTCATGGCGCAAACCGGCGCGTCCCAACCGTCCCCCCACACGCCCGGCCCGGCACCGCATCGCGCCGCCACGCCTCACTCCGCCCCGGGCACCGGCGCACCAGGCGCACCAGGCGCATCGGGGGCATCCACCACCCCGCCCGCCATCACGGAACGGCCTGCACTGCCCCGCCTCGTCGCCATCACCCCGCCGGATAACGATGACGACATCGCCCGCTTCGCGCTCTACGCAGCACGCGACATCGAGCAGCTGGGTTTGCAGTTTCCGGCGCAAGCGGCCAACGCCGCGCCGGACACGGAGGTCGTCATCACGATGCGCCTGCGCGACGGCGCGACCTCGCGCATGCGAGACTTTTCACGGCAGCACATGAACGAGCCGATGACGTTGATCGTCGATGGCGTGGAGATGCTCACCGCGACGATCCGCTCGGAACTCGGCGGCAAGTTTCAGTTGCAGTTGCCCAAAGAAAAGGCCCGGCTTCTGTTCCAGCGAGTGCTGGCAAAAGCCGGGCCGGCGACCTGAGCGGCAACGCCGCCCGAGTCTGCTTACTTCACGATCTGAGCGAGGTCGCCGCTCTTGTATTTCTCGGCCATCTTCTCCAGCGAGACGGTCTTGATCTTGCCTGCCTGGCCTTCGCAGCCGAACGACAGGTAGCGCGCCTTGCAAACCTGCTTGGCGGCTTCACGCGCCGGCTTCAGATAGTCGCGCGGGTCGAACTTGCTCGGGTTTTCGAACAGATAGCGACGGATCGCGCCGGTCATGGCCAGACGGATGTCGGTGTCGATGTTGATCTTGCGCACGCCGTGCTTGATACCTTCGACGATCTCTTCGACCGGCACGCCGTACGTTTCCTTCATGTCGCCGCCGAACTCACGGATCTCGGCGAGCAGTTCCTGCGGCACCGACGACGAACCGTGCATCACCAGGTGGGTGTTCGGAATGCGGCGATGGATTTCCTTGATGCGGTCGATGGCGAGAATGTCGCCCGTCGGCTTGCGGCTGAACTTGTAAGCGCCGTGCGAGGTACCGATCGCGATGGCCAGCGCGTCGCACTGCGTCTGTTGCACGAAGTCGGCGGCCTGATCCGGGTCGGTCAGCAGTTGCTCGCGGGTCATCGTGCCGTCGGCGCCGTGACCGTCTTCCTTGTCGCCCTTCATCGTTTCGAGCGAACCCAGCACGCCCAGCTCGGCTTCCACCGTCACGCCGATGTAATGCGAGAACTCGACGACCTTCTTCGACACTTCGACGTTGTATTCGTAGCTGGCAACCGACTTGCCGTCGGCTTCGAGCGAGCCGTCCATCATCACGCTCGAGAAACCGCTCTTGATCGCGGCCATACAGACCGCCGGCGACTGGCCGTGGTCCTGGTGCATCACCACCGGGATGTGCGGGTAGGCTTCCACGGCCGCCGAAATCAGGTGACGCAGGAACGCTTCGCCAGCGTACTTACGGGCACCGGCCGAAGCCTGCATGATGACCGGCGCACCGACTTCGTCGGCGGCGGCCATGATCGCGGAAACCTGCTCAAGATTGTTGACGTTGAAGGCCGGCAGACCGTAGCCGTTTTCGGCGGCGTGGTCGAGCAGCTGTCGCATAGAGACTAGGGGCATGATGTTCTCCTTGGAATCAAAAACTAAGCAAATCTTTCCTCGATCCAGAGGCGCCCCTCATGACGACAGCTCGCGCGCGGCGCGGTGTGTGCCTGATGGCACTCCCACCCCGCCGTCCCCGCGCGGCCTGCTTCGTCATGCGTGACCCACCTGGACGATCTTCAACGTATTGGTGCCACCGGGTTGTCCCATCGGCTCGCCGACCGTCAGCACGATCGTGTCGCCGCGCTTGACCACACCGCTCGAGAGCAGCAGTTGTTCTGCTTGCTTGAGCGCGCTGTCGCGGTCGTGCGCGGCGTCCGCGCGCATGGCGTAGACGTTGCGATACAGCGCCATTTTGCGATGACTGCTCAGTTGCGAAGTCAGGGCAAAAATCGGCACGTGGATCTTGTGACGGGACAGCCACAACGCGGTCGCGCCCGACTCGGTGAGCGCCACGATGGCTTTCGCGCCAAGATGATACGCGGTAAACAGCGCACCGGCGGCAATCGTTTGATCGATGCGCGTAAAAGTTTGGTCCAGCCAGTCGCGATCGAGTTCCACCGTCTCCGAGCGCTCGGCTTCGACGCAGATCGCTGCCATCGTCTCGATCGTCTCGACCGGATACTTGCCCGCGGCGCTCTCGGCCGACAGCATCACGGCATCCGTGCCATCAAGCACCGCATTGGCGACGTCCGACACTTCGGCGCGGGTCGGCACCGGATTGTGGATCATCGACTCCATCATCTGCGTGGCCGTGATGGTCGTCTTGTTCATCTCGCGCGCGAGCCGGATCATGCGCTTCTGAAGCGCCGGCACCGCCGCGTTGCCGACTTCGATGGCCAGATCGCCACGGGCGACCATGATGCAGTCCGACGCCGCCAGAATCTCTTCGAGCGCCGGAATCGCCTCGGCACGCTCGATCTTCGCGATCATCAGCGGCTTGATGCCGTACGGCTCGCCTGCCACGTTCGCCAGACGTCGCGCCATTTCCATATCGGTCGCGTTCTTCGGGAACGAGACCGCGACGTAATCGGCGCCCAGCGCCATCGCGGTCTTGATGTCTTCCATGTCCTTGGCGGTCAGCGCCGGCGCCGTGAGGCCGCCGCCCTGGCGGTTGATGCCCTTGTTGTTCGACAGGTCGCCACCGACCTTCACGGTGGTGTGAATCTCCTGATCGATCACACGATCGACGATTAGCACGATCAGCCCGTCGTTGAGCAGCAGCACGTCGCCCGGGCGCACGTCGCGCGGCAGTTCCTTGTAGTCCAGCCCGACGCGCTCGTCGTTACCGAGCTCGCAGTTCGCATCCAGAATGAACCGGGCGCCGGCTTCGAGCGTCGTCTTGCCGTTCTCGAACTTGCCGACGCGAATCTTCGGGCCCTGCAAGTCGGCCATGATGGCCACTTCGCGGCCCGCCGCTCTGGCGGCCGCGCGCACCATTTCGGCGCGCTCGATGTGGTCCTGCGCCTTGCCGTGCGAGAAGTTCAGGCGAACGACGTCGACGCCTGCGGCGATCATGCGCGAAAGCACTTCCGGCGTGCTCGATGCCGGACCGATGGTGGCGACGATCTTGGTGGAGCGGTTCATTACATCCATCTCTTCATCCTCTTTTGGTAACAGCGCTTTCGACATTACTGGCGCTTAGAGGTTTGTAACGCAATTAGGCCGCCGCAGGTTAACCAAAAAGTTCGTATTGTCAGTACGAAATCGTTTGATTCGATCTCATACGTTCGCAATAAAGCGACCGAAATCGCCGTCCGCCAACGCATTGCAGACCGTTCCACCTGCTCGCAAGCCCCGCCCCACCTGCCTTTGCACGATTCGCGCAGCGTGCGCGATCAGTTCGACTGCGCCGCGCGCTGTTGCAGGACGTCCACAGCCGGCAGCGTCTTGCCTTCCAGGAATTCCAGGAACGCGCCGCCGCCCGTCGAGATGTAGCTGACCTGATCGGCGATACCGTACTTGGCGATGGCCGCGAGCGTGTCGCCGCCGCCGGCGATCGAGAAACCCCTGGCTGCCGCAATGGCGCGCGCCAGGGTTTGGGTGCCGTGACCGAACTGGTCGAACTCGAACACCCCGACCGGGCCGTTCCACACGATGGTGCCGGCCTGACCGAGCTGCTCGGCCAGTTTGGCAGCCGTTTGCGGACCGATGTCCAGGATCATGTCGTCGTCGGCCACGTCCGCTGCTGCCTTGACGGTGGCTTCGGCGTTCGCACTGAATTCCTTGGCACACACCACGTCCGTCGGAATCGGCACCGACGCGCCGCGCGCGGCCATGGCGTCGATGATCGCCTTCGCTTCTTCGACCAGATCGGCCTCGGCGAGCGACTTGCCGATCGGCAGGCCTGCGGCCAGCATGAACGTGTTGGCAATGCCGCCGCCCACGATCAGCTGGTCGACCTTGTCGGCCAGCGTCTTGAGGATGGTGAGTTTGGTGGAGACCTTGGAACCGGCCACGATGGCCACGAGCGGACGCGCCGGGGCGTTGAGCGCCTTGCCGAGCGCTTCGAGCTCGGCGGCAAGCAGCGGGCCTGCGCAGGCGACCGGTGCGTACTTGGCGATGCCGTGCGTGGTGGCTTCGGCGCGGTGGGCGGTGCCGAACGCGTCGTTCACGTAGACGTCGCACAGCTTGGCCATCTTCTGCGCCAGTTCGTCGTTGTCCTTCTTCTCGCCCTTGTTGACCCGGCAGTTCTCCAGCAGCACGACCGTGCCCGGGGCCACGTCGAAGCCGCCGTCGACCCAGTCGGCCACCAGCTTCACGTCACGGCCGAGCAGTTCCGACAGACGTTGCGCCACGGGGGCGAGCGAGTCGGCAGCCTTGAATTCGCCTTCGGTGGGGCGGCCCAGGTGCGAGGTAACCATCACGGCAGCGCCGGCGTCGAGCGACATCTGGATGGCCGGCACCGAGGCGCGGATCCGCGTGTCTTCCGTGATTCGGCCGTTATCGTCTTGCGGCACGTTCAAATCGGCGCGGATGAAGACACGTTTGCCCGCGAGGCGGCCCTGAGCGATCAAATCGGAAAGACGTACGACGGAAGCCATGAGAATCCGGAATAAATAGTGGGAAAAACATGCATTTTAACTGATCCGACCCACCGGATGCCCATTTTCACGGCTGGCCGTTCCGCCTACAGGAACAACCGCCCGAGCGTGTAGACGATCATGCCGATCACGATCATCTCGATCATGTTGCGCCGCCAGATGAACCAGCCCGTCGCCGCGACCGCTGCCGCGAGCTTGTGATTGCCCAGGTGCATTGCGAACTGGTGATCGAGCAGCACCACTTCGGGCACCACGATCACGGCAAGCGCCGCAGCTGGCGCGTAACGAAGTGCGCGTTGCAGACGTTGCGGCAACGTGACCCGGTCGCCGGCGAGCAGGAAGAAGGTGCGCGTGACGATGGTGATGGCCGTCATCGCCACGAAGGCGAACCAGATGTCAAAGGTGCTCATGCGCGACGATCCCCCGACGTACGACGTTCCTCATGTACGGCCCCTTTTTGCACCTCCTTCTGCGTCCCTTTCTGCATCCCTTTCTGCATCCCTTTCTGCGCCTCGACGATCTCCCCCGCCTCCGCTCCGGCGCCGGGCGGCGTCGCAATCGGCACCCTGACAGGATTGGCCAGCGCGAGCCGCCTGGCATGCCGCGCGGCCATTTCGTCGCACACCATACCGGCGGCGAGCGCGCCCAGCACACCGAGCACGAGGTTGAGGCGATACGGCAAATCGAACGCCAGCACGCCGATGAGCGACGCGAGCGCCACGGCCAGCATCGTGGAGCGGCTGTTGATCGTGTGGACCATCATGGGGATGAGGGCGAGCGTGCCGGCGAACCCGAGCCCCCAGCTGTCGGGCACCAGGGCGCCCAGCACGATGCCCAGGATCGACGACACGTGCCACACCGCCCAGTTGCTGAGCGTGATGCCGTAGTACGTGCCCTCCTTGCCCGGCACGTAGCCGTTCGCGAAGTTCTGGTTCATGAACATCACGAACCCGAGATCGCCGTTGACGTAGCCAAGGGCGATGCGCCGCGGCAGCGACAGATAGGAAAAATGCGGCTGCAACCCAGCGCTGAAAATGACGAAGCGCAGATTGACGATGCCGACCGTGAGCAAGATCGTCCAAAGCGGCATGCCGGCGGCGAACAGCGGCAGCGACGCCAGCTGCGCCGATCCGGCGTAGAGCATCAGGCTCATGCCGATGGCCTGCGGCACCGTGAGCACCGACTTGCTCATGGCGACGCCGGTGACGAGGCCCCATGAAAAGATGGCGGGCAAAAGCGGCGAAATAATGCGAAACCCGGCCGCGAACCCTTCACGTTCAGCGGCAGGCAAACGAAGCATTGACATGGTCGGCTGGGGGGCGAGCGTCGTGGCGAACGACGCGGTGTCTGGCATTGCGGGGCAAAGCGGTCCCGACGGCGCCCGGCACGCCCGATATGGCCACTAGGGGCCACGGCGCCCGCCAGGGTTGCCGGAGTGTCTCTTGACGTTGTTCATCTTTGGCGGCGGACGACAGGCCATTATAGCCACGGTAAATGGTTGCTTAGTTGGTAAAACACCGTCGCCCGCCGGTTTTTTCTGACGCAACCGGACCGTTGTCGCGTACGCACCACGCGCACGCGCACGGGTAAGCGTCCGTGCCCTTGATACGGCACCACGCCTGCGCGCAGAACCCGGGAGCCATCCGCAAAGGGCTGCTGCTGCTTTACAATAGCGACTTTTGGTAAGCGGACGGATGCCCGCTACGCCAATTGCAAAACTAATAGCAAGACCAATCGCAACACCAAACGAATACCCATCACGGTCCGAACCCCATGAGCGAAGTCAAACAAATGCCGGTCGTCGAAGTCGGCGCCGACGAAATTCCGGTCCACTGCCCGAATCCGAAGATGCCCTTGTGGAGCACCCACCCGCGCGTGTACATCGACGTCAGCCACGGCGAAGCCGCCTGCGCCTATTGCGGCACGCGTTATCGCCTGAAGCCCGGCACCGTGCTCAAGGGTCACTGACCGCTGTTTGCCTCGCGAGACGGACCCGACACAGCCAGCGCGCAGCCGACGCGCTGCAAGCGCCGTGACTGCATGGCCCACCCCGTGTTCCGTCCGCTTCATCGTCACGCTTAACGTACAGAGTCTCCGCCACGATGCATAAAGCCTTGGTGATCGCCCCCAACTGGATTGGGGACGCGCTGATGGCGCAGCCGTTGTTTACCCTGCTCAAGCGTCTGCATCCGCGTCTGACCATCGACGCGATCGCGCCCGGCTGGGTCGCCCCGGTGCTGGAACGCATGCCGGAGATTTCGCGCGTCGTCGCCACCGACCTCGCGCACGGCAAATTGCAGCCGCTCGAGCGCTACCGGCTCGCGAGCGTGCTGGCCGACGAGGGTTACGACGCCGCCTACGTGCTGCCGAATTCGCTGAAATCGGCCCTGATTCCGTGGCTCGCGCGCATTCCGCTGCGCATCGGCTACAAGGGCGAGCAGCGCTACGGCCTGCTCAACGTGCGCCATGCCAATCCGCGCAAGGACGAGCGTCCGCCGATGGTGCGGCACTACGCGGCATTGGCGTTCGCCCCAGGGGCCAAGCTGCCCGAGACGCTGCCCACGCCGCGTATCGAAGCCGACCTCAACGAATCGGCCCGCGTATTCGCGCGCTTCGGGCTCGATCTGCGCGTGCCGCTGGTCGTCTTCTGCCCGGGCGCCGAGTTCGGTCCGGCCAAGCGCTGGCCGCCGGGCCATTTCGCCCAATTGGCCCAGTTGGTGCGCCGGTCGTTCCCGTACGCGCAGATCGTTGCCCTCGGTTCGGGCAAAGATGGCGCGCTCGCGCAGCAGATCGCTGCGGACGCCCCGTTCGTGCGCAATCTTTGCGGTCAGACGTCGCTGGCGGAAGCGTGCGCGTTGCTGGCACGGGCCAACGCCGTCGTGAGCAACGACTCGGGGTTGATGCACGTGACGGCCGCCCTGCGCCGCCCGCAGATCGCCCTGTTCGGTTCGTCCGATCCGCGCCACACCCCGCCATTGTCGGATCAGGCGCATGTCCTGTGGCTACAATTGGAGTGCAGTCCGTGTTTCGCCCGCGAATGCCCGCTGGGACACACGCGCTGCCTGAACGAGCTGATGCCCGAGCACGTGTTCGCGAATCTGCGCAACATCCTGCTCACGCAGCGCTGAACCGAGCGAGACACCGAAAGGCCTCAGTTCGATCCCGGTAACACTCAACGGTAAATCCTCATGCCACGTTTCGTCCGTCTGTTCGATGCCGCCAGTGAAACCATCACGGCCTTTTATGACGCACTGCGCCGGGGCCAGACGGACCGCGCCATGGCGCTCTGGGCGAATGAGGATTTCGTGAGCTACATTCGCGCCGACGGCACCCGCTGGGATGGCCTCGAACAGATCCGCGGCGGCCTCGTCGCGCAGTTCGCACAGAGCGTGGTATTGCTCGATTCGCTCGATACGACCGAGTACGACACCGTCGGCACGGTCGTGCACACGGCGACCGAGGCCATGCGCGTCGGCAACGAAGACGCCAAACAGAACACGGCCCAGCTCATCCACACGACCTACGTGCTGGTCCACGAGCAAGGCGACTGGCGCTTTGCCCACATCCACTCCAGCCCGCTGCCGCCGCATGCCGTCGAGCAATTCAGCCTGATGATGCACGCGCGTCCGGACGGGCTGCACTGATCGATCCGGAGCCCGGATGACAGCGCGCCCGGCCGTCTTTCTTCCCGAGGATTACCGGCCACCCCGGTGGCTGCCCGACGGGCATAGTCAGACGATCTATCCGGCGCTGCTGGGCCGACGCCCGTTCATCGAATTCCGTCGCGAGACCTGGGACACCCCCGACGGCGATTTCGTCGACGTCGACTGGCTGGTGGCGCCGCCCGCCATGGAAAAGTCTCCCCCCGCGCCCGACGGGCTCATCGAGACACCGCTCGTCGTGTTGTTTCACGGGCTCGAGGGCGGCTCGGGCAGTCACTATGCCCGCACCCTCATGCGAGAAGTCCAGGCGCAGGGATGGCGCGGCGTCATCCCTCACTTCCGTAGTTGCAGCGGTCGCATGAACCGCGCCCCGCGCTTCTACCACTCGGGCGACAGTACCGAGGTCGACTGGATGCTCCAGCGTCTGCGCGCCAGCGCGTCAGGGCCGATCTTCGCAGCGGGCGTATCGCTCGGCGGCAACGTGCTGCTGCGCTGGCTCGGCGAGCGTGAGGGACATGCCACGCAGGTCGTGAGCGCCGCCTGCGCGATCTCCGCACCGCTCGATCTGCGCGCCGGCGGTCTGGCGCTCTCGCGCGGCTTCAACATGGTGTATACGCGCAACTTCCTGGGCACGCTCAAGAAGAAGGCGCTGGCCAAGCTCGACCAGTATCCCGGACTTTACGACCGTGCGCTCATGATGGCCGCGCGCGATCTGGGCGAGTTCGACCACGTGGTGACCGCGCCGCTGCACGGCTTCCATAGCGCGTTCGATTACTACACCCGCGCGTCCAGCAAGCCGATTCTGCCGGCCATCGAAGTCCCGACCCTCGTCATCAACGCACGAAACGACCCCTTTCAGCCCGCGAGCGCCCTGCCTGGCGAAGACGACGTCGGCCGCTTCGTGAAACTGCTGCAACCGGCGCACGGCGGACACGTCGGTTTCATGAGCGGCCCGTTTCCGGGCGGCTTGACGTGGATGCCGCGCACGGTCGTCGACTATTTCCGTCAGTTCGTGCCGAATGCCGCCTGAGTACAGGCGCCGGCTTGCGCTCGATACATATTAAGGATTCCGAATGGATGAGATCGTTCGACAGGCGATGGCCAAGTGGCCCAACGTGCCGCATTGCTACGGCTGGCTCGCGCTGGATCGTCGCGGGCAGTGGCGCATGCGCGACGAAGCCGCGCAAGCCGCGGGAGCTGCAGGCGACCCGATTCGTCACACGGCACTGATCGCGTTCATCGCACGCAACTACGCCAGCGACGACGCCGGCCGCTGGTACTTCCAGAACGGTCCGCAACGCGTGTATGTTTCGCTCGCGTATGCGCCCTTCGTCGTGCGGTTGACGTGGGATGCCGCAGCGAACGAAGGGCGTGGCGCGCCGGTGCTGACGGATCAATTGGGCAAGCCCTTCGTGCCGCAGGCATGCCTGCTCGACGAGGACGGCAGCGTTGCGTTTGCGGGCGCAGCCCATGGCGACACCCGTGCACCGCTGGCATTGCTTCACGACCACGATATCGACCTGCTCACGCAGGTATCGGATCTGGCACAGGCGTTCGAGATTGCGCAGACATCCGACGACACGGCCGATGCCCGCGCCGCCGTCCATCTCCACTGGAAGAACGGCGACAGCTTGCCCTTTTCCACCGTACATGCGGGCACGCTCCCGCAGACATACGGCTTTGAGCGCGAGCCGCAAACCGACCACGACGATTGACGCGCTATACAACGGTGTGCCCCCGGACACGCCGACTTTCATCGAACAGGTCGGGATACCGGCGCATATAGAACGTCTCGATATCGTCGTGGGCGTCATTCGGATTGAGCAACCGCCAGGGCTCACGTGCGAAATAGGCGGCCAGCGCGGCGATGCAAGCCAAACCGACATACCAACCATAGGGCCCGCCCACGTCGCGCCACGTGTTGCTCCACGCATATGACGCGCCATGCAACGTGCCATGAAACGTGCCATAAAACGCGAACGACAACATGCTCGTCAATTGTCCGGTCAACAGGGTGGCGCTTGTTAAAGCAACTACGGGTTTGGGGAGGCAGCGAATCGAACCTCACCCGAACTGCTTATTGAAGTCCTTCTCGTCTTCCTTGTCTTCCCGGAAGCGACGCTGGAACTCGTGCAGTTTCGCGTCGATGGTCGACATTTCGTAGAAATCGGCGTCTCCCGCGTCGCGCGCCAGTTTCAACTGGCTGACGGCGGCCATCCACTGGCCCTGCAACGCGTACTGTTCCGCGAGCGCTTCATGCTGACGCGCTCGCTTGCCGCCCGCAGCCCACGCCCCGGCTAACGCCCGCCACCAGATCGGCTCGCTGCGATAGCGCTCGACCTGCGACTGCAGGAATTTCGTGGCGTCGGCAATGCGCTGACTGGCGACGAGGGCATCCGCATAGGCCATGTCGGCCGCCTGCGAGAGCGGAAAGGCGGCACGTGCCTGCGTGGCAATGCGCAGCGCTTCGTCGGCTCTGCCCGACAGGCGCGCGATGTCCGAACCAAGTACGGCAAGGCTGGGTGTGCCCGGCCCGGTTCCACCAAATGCCGAGCGCGACTTCTCGAGCGCATCGCGCGCGGGCTCCCAGCGACGCTGCTTGAACTCGGCGAGCGCCACGGCGTACCACGCGCCGGCCACGCTCGGTGCGGTCTGCGTTCGGATGGCGGTGCGCTGGGCCTCGGCAATCGCGGCGAAGTCGCTGGCCGATTTTTGCTGCAATACGAGCGAGCGGGCACGCACGAACACGTATTCCGGCGACTGCTCGGGCTGCCGGTAACCGGCGCCGCGCGAGCGATTGAGCATGTCCGCGATGCGATCGGTCGTCAGCGGGTGAGTTCGTACGTATTCCGGCACCCCCGCTTCGTTAATGGCGTCGGCGCGTTGCAGGCGCTCGAAAAACGTCGGCATGGCATACGTGTCGAAGCCCGCCGCCTGCAGCAACTGGAAACCGACCCGATCCGCCTCACGTTCTGCGTCACGGGAGAATCGCAGTTGCCGGTCCACGGCCAGCCCCTGCCCGCCCATCGCGATGCCCATCCCAAGATCGGAGCTTCTCGCGCCGATACCGGCCAGCAGCCCGAGCAGCAGCCCACCGAGCGCAATCCACGAGTTCTGCGCCTGTTGGCCGAGCATTCGTGCGATGTGGTGTTGCAGAACGTGGCCGGTTTCGTGACCGACCACCGACGCCAGCTCCGACTCGGTACGCGTCGTCACGATCAATCCGGTGTTGATGCCGATGAACCCGCCGGGCAACGAAAAAGCGTTGATTGCCGCATCGCGCACAACGAAGAATTCGAAGCTCTGACTGGCGTCCAGTCCGACCTTGCGGGTCGCCGCGACGAGCCGGCTGCCCAGCGCATTGACGTAGTCCGAGAGCAGCAGATCCGCGAGATAGTCCGGGTCGGCGCGAATCTCGCGCATCACGCGCTCGCCCAGCTTGCGCTCCATCGCCGGCGAAAGGTCCGAGGCCGAGCTCTGACCCAGCGTCGGCAGTCCCTGCGCTGCGGCGTGCGTCGGCACGACGGCGCTCGCTAGTGTCATTGCCGTCATCACGGGCAACATGGCCAAAGCGACGGTGCGTCGCCAGCGCGCGACGTGGGTCGTGCGGGCGATGGCGGTGTTGGCGAGTCGGGCGCGCGTCGGCATGGGCATCATGCGAGGCAAGGCGCCTGAAGTGGCTGAAGCAGACGGCGCCAGCGTACCGAATGGGATGGGAATGTCGCGCGGGACAAACAGCACGTGGCGTACCACGCGCGTGAGGATCGCGACGAACGCAGCGAGTGACGCCTGGGCGTAACCCACCGGAGCGACCGGAGCATCGTGAGCAGCGTGGTCGACGTAGTCGGCGTGATTGACGTGATCGGCTTCATGGACGTCAAGAACGTCATGGATAGGGGCGCAGCGCGGCGCTGATCATTCTGGGCTGCTGCTATGATAGCAGCCAGACGTGCACGTTCCGCACCATCGCCCGAACGTCCGGGGCATCAGCGAATCGCGCTTGCGCGCCTCGCAGATCCGGCGCATCCGACGCGCGCTCATGCGCACTTTCGGTCATCATCCCAGCACCTTCTCAGCATCGACTCATGGCAGAACTCACCCACTTCGACACCGCCGGACAGGCCCACATGGTTGACGTCGGCGGCAAGGACAGCACACATCGCATTGCGGTCGCGCGCGGCACCATCCGCATGAAGCCGGACACGCTGGCGCTGATTCGCAGCGGCACGGCAAAAAAGGGCGACGTGCTGGGCATCGCCCGTATCGCCGCCATTCAGGGGGCGAAACGCACGGCCGACCTGATTCCCCTGTGCCACCCCCTGGCGCTCACTCGCGTTACGGTGGAGTTTCTGATCGACGAGGGCGAGAACGCCGTACATTGCCGCGCGCAGGTCGAGACCATCGGTCGCACCGGCGTGGAGATGGAGGCCCTCACCGCCGTGCAAGTCGGCCTGCTGACGATCTACGACATGTGCAAGGCAGTCGATCGCGGCATGACCATGACCGACGTTCG harbors:
- a CDS encoding YheT family hydrolase, yielding MTARPAVFLPEDYRPPRWLPDGHSQTIYPALLGRRPFIEFRRETWDTPDGDFVDVDWLVAPPAMEKSPPAPDGLIETPLVVLFHGLEGGSGSHYARTLMREVQAQGWRGVIPHFRSCSGRMNRAPRFYHSGDSTEVDWMLQRLRASASGPIFAAGVSLGGNVLLRWLGEREGHATQVVSAACAISAPLDLRAGGLALSRGFNMVYTRNFLGTLKKKALAKLDQYPGLYDRALMMAARDLGEFDHVVTAPLHGFHSAFDYYTRASSKPILPAIEVPTLVINARNDPFQPASALPGEDDVGRFVKLLQPAHGGHVGFMSGPFPGGLTWMPRTVVDYFRQFVPNAA
- a CDS encoding DUF2946 family protein codes for the protein MDEIVRQAMAKWPNVPHCYGWLALDRRGQWRMRDEAAQAAGAAGDPIRHTALIAFIARNYASDDAGRWYFQNGPQRVYVSLAYAPFVVRLTWDAAANEGRGAPVLTDQLGKPFVPQACLLDEDGSVAFAGAAHGDTRAPLALLHDHDIDLLTQVSDLAQAFEIAQTSDDTADARAAVHLHWKNGDSLPFSTVHAGTLPQTYGFEREPQTDHDD
- a CDS encoding M48 family metalloprotease yields the protein MGYAQASLAAFVAILTRVVRHVLFVPRDIPIPFGTLAPSASATSGALPRMMPMPTRARLANTAIARTTHVARWRRTVALAMLPVMTAMTLASAVVPTHAAAQGLPTLGQSSASDLSPAMERKLGERVMREIRADPDYLADLLLSDYVNALGSRLVAATRKVGLDASQSFEFFVVRDAAINAFSLPGGFIGINTGLIVTTRTESELASVVGHETGHVLQHHIARMLGQQAQNSWIALGGLLLGLLAGIGARSSDLGMGIAMGGQGLAVDRQLRFSRDAEREADRVGFQLLQAAGFDTYAMPTFFERLQRADAINEAGVPEYVRTHPLTTDRIADMLNRSRGAGYRQPEQSPEYVFVRARSLVLQQKSASDFAAIAEAQRTAIRTQTAPSVAGAWYAVALAEFKQRRWEPARDALEKSRSAFGGTGPGTPSLAVLGSDIARLSGRADEALRIATQARAAFPLSQAADMAYADALVASQRIADATKFLQSQVERYRSEPIWWRALAGAWAAGGKRARQHEALAEQYALQGQWMAAVSQLKLARDAGDADFYEMSTIDAKLHEFQRRFREDKEDEKDFNKQFG
- the moaC gene encoding cyclic pyranopterin monophosphate synthase MoaC — translated: MAELTHFDTAGQAHMVDVGGKDSTHRIAVARGTIRMKPDTLALIRSGTAKKGDVLGIARIAAIQGAKRTADLIPLCHPLALTRVTVEFLIDEGENAVHCRAQVETIGRTGVEMEALTAVQVGLLTIYDMCKAVDRGMTMTDVRVLEKHGGKSGDWVVAE